A region of Mesorhizobium sp. M3A.F.Ca.ET.080.04.2.1 DNA encodes the following proteins:
- a CDS encoding vitamin B12-dependent ribonucleotide reductase: MRIERRFTKPEQSAYAEIEFRKALSEIKNPDGSVVFRLDNIDVPAQFSQVAADILAQKYFRKAGVPARLKKVEENDVPSFLWRSVADEAELAKLPEAERYGSETDARQVFDRLSGTWTYWGWKGGYFKSEEDARAFRDELAYMLATQRVAPNSPQWFNTGLHWAYGIDGPSQGHFYVDPFTGKLTKSKSAYEHPQPHACFIQSVQDDLVNEGGIMDLWVREARLFKYGSGTGSNFSMLRGEGEKLSGGGRSSGLMSFLKIGDRAAGAIKSGGTTRRAAKMVIVDADHPDIEEFIDWKVNEEQKVASLVTGSKIVKKHLEAIMKACVNCEGNDGDCFDPALNTALKREIKAAKKDAVPENYIYRVIQFARQGYTSMSFKTYDTDWDSDAYLTVSGQNSNNSVSLKDNFLRAVEADGDWQLTARKDGKVLKTLKAKELWEKIGYAAWASADPGLHFNTTMNDWHTCASAGAIRASNPCSEYMFLDDTACNLASINLLPYRKDDGTIDIAAFEHTVRLWTVVLEISVMMAQFPSKEIAKLSYEYRTLGLGYANIGGLLMTSGIPYDSDEGRAICASLTAIMTGVAYSTSAEMASELGAFPDYDRNAQNMLRVMRNHRRAAYGDKDGYEKLAVNPVPLIASDLKQQDLAEHARAAWDRAIELGEEHGYRNAQATVIAPTGTIGLVMDCDTTGIEPDFALVKFKKLAGGGYFKIINRAVPEALRTLGYSESQIAEIEAYAVGHGNLNQAPGINPSSLKAKGFTDEKIAALNAALKSAFDIKFVFNQWTLGADWVKETLGFTDEQLGDFAFEMLPALGFSRKDIDAANIHVCGAMTLEGAPFLKAEHLSVFDCASPCGKIGKRSLSIQSHILMMAAAQPFISGAISKTINMPNEATVEDAKNAYMLSWKLALKANALYRDGSKLSQPLNASLLADGDEDEDEAVEQLIAAPAAQRAVQVTEKIVERVIERLYRDREKLPNRRKGYTQKAVVGGHKVYLRTGEFDDGRLGEIFIDMHKEGAAFRAMMNNFAIAISLGLQYGVPLDEYVEAFTFTKFEPAGMVQGNDAIKNATSILDYVFRELAVSYLGRHDLAHVDQSDFDKTSLGRGITEGKATPFSKGLYRGASPRLVGASEPKGFGGAAPTTTPARAAPTAFAGSNVLALKPASDEALAYKRDYEERARELAEEIVEEEAAGAEALFTDAAANEAAEAKKLAATRRQQSLLQGYTGNECSECHNFTMVRNGTCEKCDTCGSTSGCS; this comes from the coding sequence ATGCGCATCGAGCGTCGCTTCACCAAACCAGAGCAGTCGGCCTATGCGGAGATCGAATTCCGCAAGGCGCTGTCGGAGATCAAGAATCCCGACGGCTCGGTGGTGTTTCGCCTCGACAACATCGATGTGCCGGCCCAGTTCAGCCAGGTCGCGGCCGACATCCTGGCGCAGAAGTACTTCCGCAAGGCCGGCGTGCCGGCGCGGCTGAAGAAGGTCGAGGAGAACGATGTCCCCTCCTTCCTGTGGCGCTCGGTTGCCGACGAGGCCGAACTCGCCAAGCTGCCGGAGGCTGAGCGCTATGGTTCCGAGACCGATGCCCGTCAGGTCTTCGACCGGCTGTCCGGCACCTGGACGTATTGGGGCTGGAAGGGCGGCTACTTCAAGTCGGAAGAGGACGCGCGCGCTTTCCGCGATGAACTCGCCTATATGCTGGCCACCCAGCGCGTCGCGCCGAACTCGCCGCAATGGTTCAACACCGGCCTGCACTGGGCCTATGGCATCGACGGTCCGAGCCAGGGCCATTTCTATGTCGACCCCTTCACCGGCAAGCTGACCAAGTCGAAGTCCGCCTACGAGCATCCGCAGCCGCATGCCTGCTTCATCCAGAGCGTGCAGGACGACCTCGTCAACGAGGGCGGCATTATGGATCTGTGGGTGCGTGAGGCGCGCCTGTTCAAATACGGCTCAGGCACCGGCTCGAACTTCTCGATGCTGCGCGGCGAAGGCGAGAAGCTTTCCGGCGGCGGCCGTTCGTCCGGCCTGATGAGCTTCCTCAAGATCGGCGACCGCGCGGCCGGCGCCATCAAGTCGGGCGGCACGACGCGCCGCGCCGCCAAGATGGTCATCGTCGACGCCGACCATCCCGATATCGAGGAATTCATCGATTGGAAGGTCAATGAGGAGCAGAAGGTTGCCTCGTTGGTGACCGGCTCGAAGATCGTCAAGAAGCATCTCGAAGCGATCATGAAGGCCTGCGTCAATTGTGAGGGCAATGACGGCGACTGTTTCGACCCGGCTTTGAACACCGCGCTGAAGCGCGAGATCAAGGCGGCCAAGAAGGACGCCGTACCGGAGAACTACATCTACCGCGTCATCCAGTTCGCCCGCCAGGGCTACACTTCGATGTCGTTCAAGACCTACGACACCGACTGGGATTCCGACGCCTACCTCACTGTCTCCGGCCAGAACTCCAACAACTCGGTGTCGCTGAAGGACAATTTCCTGCGCGCCGTCGAGGCCGATGGTGACTGGCAGCTCACCGCCCGCAAGGACGGCAAGGTGCTGAAGACGCTGAAGGCCAAGGAGCTGTGGGAAAAGATCGGCTACGCCGCCTGGGCGTCGGCCGATCCCGGCCTGCACTTCAACACGACGATGAACGACTGGCACACCTGCGCTTCCGCCGGTGCGATCCGGGCCTCCAATCCGTGCTCGGAATACATGTTCCTCGACGACACGGCCTGCAATCTCGCCTCGATCAACTTGCTGCCCTACCGCAAGGATGACGGGACGATCGACATCGCCGCCTTCGAGCACACCGTGCGGCTGTGGACCGTCGTGCTGGAAATCTCGGTGATGATGGCGCAGTTCCCGTCGAAGGAGATCGCCAAGCTCTCCTACGAATACCGCACGCTCGGCCTCGGCTACGCCAATATCGGCGGCCTGCTGATGACGTCCGGCATTCCCTATGACTCCGACGAGGGCCGCGCCATCTGCGCATCGCTCACCGCGATCATGACCGGCGTCGCCTATTCGACCTCGGCCGAGATGGCTTCCGAGCTCGGCGCCTTCCCGGACTATGACCGCAATGCGCAGAACATGCTGCGCGTCATGCGCAACCACCGCCGCGCCGCTTACGGAGACAAGGACGGCTACGAGAAGCTCGCCGTCAATCCGGTGCCGCTGATCGCCTCCGACCTCAAGCAGCAGGACCTGGCCGAGCATGCCCGCGCCGCCTGGGACCGCGCAATTGAGCTCGGCGAGGAGCACGGCTATCGCAACGCGCAGGCGACCGTGATCGCGCCGACCGGCACGATCGGCCTGGTCATGGATTGCGACACCACCGGCATCGAGCCCGACTTCGCGCTGGTGAAGTTCAAGAAGCTCGCCGGCGGCGGCTACTTCAAGATCATCAACCGCGCCGTGCCGGAAGCCCTGCGCACGCTCGGCTATTCCGAAAGCCAGATCGCCGAGATCGAGGCCTATGCGGTCGGCCACGGCAACCTCAACCAGGCGCCGGGCATCAACCCGTCCTCGCTCAAGGCCAAGGGCTTCACCGACGAGAAGATCGCGGCGCTGAACGCGGCGCTGAAGTCGGCCTTCGACATCAAGTTCGTGTTCAACCAGTGGACGCTCGGCGCCGACTGGGTGAAGGAGACGCTCGGCTTCACCGACGAGCAGCTCGGCGACTTCGCCTTCGAGATGCTGCCGGCCCTGGGCTTCTCCAGGAAGGACATCGACGCCGCCAACATCCATGTCTGCGGTGCCATGACGCTGGAAGGCGCGCCCTTCCTCAAGGCCGAACACCTCTCGGTGTTCGACTGCGCCAGCCCCTGCGGCAAGATCGGCAAGCGCTCGCTGTCGATCCAGAGCCACATCCTGATGATGGCTGCCGCGCAGCCCTTCATCTCGGGCGCCATTTCCAAGACCATCAACATGCCGAACGAGGCGACGGTCGAGGACGCCAAGAACGCCTACATGCTGTCCTGGAAGCTGGCGCTGAAGGCCAACGCGCTCTATCGCGACGGCTCGAAGCTGTCGCAGCCGCTCAATGCCTCGCTGCTCGCCGACGGCGATGAGGACGAGGACGAGGCGGTCGAGCAGCTGATCGCGGCGCCCGCCGCGCAGCGCGCCGTGCAGGTGACCGAAAAGATCGTCGAGCGCGTCATCGAGCGCCTCTACCGCGACCGCGAAAAACTGCCGAACCGCCGCAAGGGCTACACGCAGAAGGCGGTCGTCGGCGGCCACAAGGTGTATCTGCGCACCGGCGAGTTCGACGACGGCCGCCTCGGCGAGATCTTCATCGACATGCACAAGGAAGGCGCCGCCTTCCGCGCCATGATGAACAACTTCGCCATCGCCATCTCGCTCGGCCTGCAATATGGCGTGCCGCTCGACGAATATGTCGAGGCCTTCACCTTCACCAAGTTCGAGCCGGCCGGCATGGTGCAGGGCAACGACGCGATCAAGAACGCGACGTCGATCCTCGATTACGTGTTCCGCGAGCTTGCCGTCTCCTATCTCGGCCGCCACGACCTCGCCCATGTCGACCAGTCGGACTTCGACAAGACCTCGCTCGGCCGCGGCATCACCGAAGGCAAGGCGACACCCTTCTCCAAGGGCCTCTATCGCGGCGCCTCGCCGAGGCTGGTCGGTGCCAGCGAGCCGAAGGGTTTTGGCGGCGCGGCCCCGACGACCACCCCTGCCCGCGCAGCGCCCACCGCCTTCGCCGGCTCCAACGTGCTGGCGCTGAAGCCGGCGAGCGACGAGGCACTCGCCTACAAGCGCGACTATGAGGAGCGCGCCAGGGAACTGGCCGAGGAGATCGTCGAAGAGGAAGCCGCCGGCGCCGAAGCCCTCTTCACCGACGCCGCTGCCAACGAGGCGGCCGAGGCCAAGAAGCTCGCTGCCACCCGCCGCCAGCAGTCGCTGCTGCAAGGCTACACCGGCAACGAATGCTCCGAGTGCCACAACTTCACCATGGTGCGGAACGGCACCTGCGAGAAGTGCGATACATGTGGAAGCACGAGCGGGTGCAGCTGA
- the gltX gene encoding glutamate--tRNA ligase: MTVTVRFAPSPTGRIHIGNARTALFNWLFAVNNKGRYIQRFDDTDIGRSKQEFADSILYDLHWLGIFPDVTEYQSRRFEIYDAAVERLKAARVLYACYETPEELDLRRKVRRTRGLPPVYGREALTLTPEQVAEYESDGRRPHWRFLLPNFTSDPLQPERTEVHWNDVVRGDETVDLASLSDPVLVREDGTYLYTLPSVVDDIDMGVTHVIRGDDHVTNTGVQIALFKALGAEPPAFGHHNLLTTTTGEGLSKRTGALSIESLREDGIEPMAVASLAVLVGTSENVTAAHDLNELAEHFDPAATSKSAAKFDPDELFVLNRTLMHHMSFEEARDRLIVLGISGEKAEPFWMAVRGNLDRLSDAVVWWRILSDGPQERAEFTGEDRDFLHQAFDLLPEEPWNGTVWKDWTGRIRESTGRKGKPLFMPLRLALTGRSSGPELADLLPLMGREGTLARRP; the protein is encoded by the coding sequence ATGACAGTTACCGTCCGTTTTGCCCCATCGCCGACCGGCCGTATCCATATCGGCAATGCGCGCACCGCGCTGTTCAACTGGCTGTTCGCCGTGAACAACAAGGGCCGCTACATCCAGCGTTTCGATGACACCGACATCGGCCGCTCGAAACAGGAATTTGCCGATTCCATCCTCTACGACCTGCATTGGCTGGGCATTTTCCCGGACGTCACCGAATATCAGTCGCGGCGCTTCGAGATCTACGATGCGGCGGTAGAGCGGCTGAAGGCGGCGCGTGTGCTTTATGCCTGCTACGAGACGCCGGAGGAACTGGACCTCCGCCGCAAGGTGCGCCGCACGCGCGGGCTGCCGCCGGTCTATGGCCGCGAGGCGCTGACGCTGACGCCGGAGCAGGTCGCCGAATACGAATCCGACGGGCGCCGGCCGCACTGGCGCTTTCTATTGCCGAATTTCACCAGCGACCCGTTGCAGCCGGAACGCACCGAGGTGCACTGGAACGACGTGGTGCGCGGCGACGAGACGGTCGATCTTGCCTCGCTCTCCGACCCGGTGCTGGTGCGCGAGGACGGCACCTATCTCTACACGCTGCCTTCGGTGGTCGACGACATCGATATGGGCGTCACCCATGTCATCCGCGGCGACGATCATGTCACCAACACCGGCGTGCAGATCGCTCTCTTCAAGGCGCTCGGCGCCGAGCCGCCAGCCTTCGGCCACCACAATCTGTTGACCACGACCACGGGCGAGGGGCTGTCGAAGCGCACCGGCGCGCTGTCGATCGAGAGCCTGCGCGAGGACGGTATCGAGCCGATGGCCGTTGCCTCGCTTGCCGTGCTGGTCGGCACGTCGGAGAATGTCACGGCCGCGCACGATCTCAATGAGCTCGCCGAGCATTTCGACCCGGCCGCGACGTCGAAGTCCGCGGCAAAGTTCGATCCCGACGAACTCTTCGTGCTCAACCGGACGCTCATGCATCACATGTCGTTCGAGGAGGCGCGCGACCGGCTGATCGTGCTTGGCATTTCCGGCGAAAAGGCCGAGCCCTTCTGGATGGCGGTGCGCGGCAACCTCGACCGCCTGTCGGACGCCGTCGTCTGGTGGCGCATCCTCAGCGATGGTCCGCAGGAGCGGGCCGAATTTACCGGCGAGGACCGCGATTTCCTCCACCAGGCCTTCGACCTTCTGCCGGAAGAGCCGTGGAACGGCACCGTGTGGAAGGACTGGACCGGCAGGATCAGGGAATCCACGGGCCGCAAGGGCAAGCCGCTCTTCATGCCGCTGAGGCTCGCCCTTACTGGCCGCTCTTCCGGGCCGGAGCTTGCAGATCTATTGCCGCTGATGGGTCGGGAAGGAACGCTGGCCCGACGACCCTGA
- a CDS encoding DUF2865 domain-containing protein, producing the protein MRGAGLKLSRVATLLAALAASVFAVTEPHAASSMCRQLEAELAATRGGGGASLIAKYDDAITRQREQLAKARSRANAASCGFTLFARNVSQCAAINASIERMSANLDALQAKRERLASGGSSRDRRRILAALDANGCRGADELAQRRMPAEEVARDDGNLFAQLFGQQNREIGTLDTPAEPGIPPDDPSERYTRRVINQPEGMDLPGADDEFRTVCVRTCDGYFFPMSNAASYGDFERDQKNCESSCPGTDMRVFYTRGMNHDPGSMTSTATGRPYSELPTAYLYKRANFSRPPACGCNAKPENFAIVGGNAPNPQESQPVGESQSFIRVPATKPDPAVDRETAANQQGGLDHDTIKRQTSKTPASALPPDQRKVRVVGPAFLPDPSAAIDLQAPARKSGQ; encoded by the coding sequence ATGAGAGGCGCGGGGTTGAAGCTGAGCCGCGTTGCGACGCTGCTTGCCGCGCTCGCGGCGTCGGTGTTTGCGGTGACCGAGCCGCATGCCGCCTCCTCCATGTGCCGCCAGCTCGAAGCCGAACTCGCCGCCACGCGCGGCGGCGGTGGGGCCAGCCTGATCGCCAAATATGACGACGCCATCACGCGGCAGCGCGAGCAATTGGCAAAAGCACGAAGCCGCGCCAACGCTGCCAGCTGCGGCTTCACGCTGTTTGCGCGCAATGTCAGCCAATGCGCCGCGATCAATGCCTCGATCGAGCGCATGAGTGCCAATCTCGACGCTCTGCAGGCCAAACGTGAGCGGCTGGCCAGTGGTGGCTCGAGCCGTGATCGCCGCCGCATTCTGGCGGCTCTAGACGCCAATGGCTGCCGCGGCGCCGATGAGCTCGCGCAACGACGCATGCCGGCTGAAGAAGTTGCCCGCGACGACGGCAACCTGTTCGCACAGCTTTTTGGGCAACAGAACCGGGAGATCGGGACTCTCGATACGCCTGCAGAGCCCGGCATCCCCCCGGACGACCCCAGCGAGCGCTATACGCGCCGCGTCATCAACCAGCCGGAGGGCATGGACCTGCCGGGAGCGGATGACGAATTCCGTACGGTGTGTGTGCGCACCTGCGATGGCTATTTCTTCCCGATGTCGAACGCCGCCTCCTATGGCGACTTCGAGCGCGACCAGAAGAATTGCGAGTCGAGCTGCCCCGGCACCGACATGCGGGTCTTCTACACCCGCGGCATGAACCACGATCCCGGCTCGATGACCTCGACGGCGACCGGCCGCCCCTATAGCGAGCTGCCGACAGCCTATCTCTACAAGAGGGCCAATTTCTCGCGGCCGCCGGCCTGCGGCTGCAACGCAAAGCCCGAAAACTTCGCGATTGTTGGCGGCAACGCACCCAATCCGCAAGAGTCGCAGCCGGTAGGCGAGAGCCAATCCTTCATCCGGGTTCCGGCCACCAAGCCGGACCCGGCGGTCGATCGTGAAACCGCCGCCAACCAGCAAGGCGGGCTCGACCATGATACGATCAAGCGGCAGACCTCCAAGACGCCAGCCTCGGCGCTGCCGCCGGATCAGCGCAAGGTCAGGGTCGTCGGGCCAGCGTTCCTTCCCGACCCATCAGCGGCAATAGATCTGCAAGCTCCGGCCCGGAAGAGCGGCCAGTAA
- a CDS encoding NADP-dependent malic enzyme, whose amino-acid sequence MDGESKQTARSDLDEAALFFHKHPTPGKLEIQATKPLGNQRDLALAYSPGVAAPCLEIRDDPAAAADYTARANLVGVVSNGSAVLGLGNIGPLASKPVMEGKAVLFKKFAGIDVFDIEIDAPEIERMVETVAALEPTFGGINLEDIKAPECFEVEEQLKARMRIPVFHDDQHGTAIIVAAAVLNGLEFAGKKIADIKIVTSGAGAAALACLNLLVSLGARVENIWVTDRFGVAHKGRIEEMDRWKDPYVKDTPARTLADVIPGADVFLGLSAAGVLKPELLQDMAPKPLILALANPTPEIMPEVARAARPDAMICTGRSDFPNQVNNVLCFPYIFRGALDCGASAINEEMKMAAVRAIAALAREEPSDVAARAYSGETPIFGPDFLIPSPFDPRLILRIAPAVAKAACETGVATRPITDFAAYIDKLNRFVFRSGLVMKPVFSSAKASSAKRVIYADGEDERVLRAAQVVLEEGIAEPILIGRPAVVDVRLKRYGLRIRPGVDFGLINPEDDPRYRNYVDLLIELAGRRGVTTEAARTMVRTDNTVIAALALKRGDADAMVCGLEGRFERHLRNVTLIIGARPGIKDQDLSTLSMLISQRGIIFLTDTHVSVDPTAEEIAEMTVLAAEEIQRFGIEPKAALLSHSDFGSRDSPSALKMRQAAMILARIAPELQCDGEMHADSALSEHLRQRVYPHSRLKGEANLLVFPNLDSANITLTALRAMMDALHVGPILLGTDKPAHILTPSVTSRGVVNMTALAVVEAAHKAQALVDLS is encoded by the coding sequence ATGGACGGCGAGAGCAAACAAACGGCCAGGTCGGATCTCGATGAGGCCGCGCTCTTCTTCCATAAGCATCCCACCCCGGGAAAACTGGAAATTCAGGCTACCAAGCCGCTCGGCAACCAGCGCGACCTGGCGCTCGCTTATTCGCCCGGCGTCGCCGCACCATGCCTTGAAATCCGTGACGATCCGGCAGCGGCTGCCGATTACACGGCGCGCGCCAATTTGGTCGGCGTGGTCTCCAACGGCTCCGCGGTTCTTGGCCTCGGCAATATCGGCCCGCTCGCCTCCAAGCCGGTGATGGAAGGCAAGGCCGTGCTGTTCAAGAAGTTTGCCGGCATCGATGTCTTCGACATCGAGATCGACGCGCCGGAAATCGAGCGCATGGTCGAGACGGTGGCAGCCCTCGAGCCGACCTTCGGCGGTATCAACCTCGAGGACATCAAGGCCCCGGAATGTTTCGAGGTCGAGGAGCAGTTAAAGGCGCGCATGCGCATTCCGGTCTTCCATGACGACCAGCATGGCACAGCGATCATCGTCGCCGCCGCGGTGCTGAACGGACTGGAATTCGCCGGCAAGAAGATCGCCGACATCAAGATCGTAACCTCCGGCGCGGGTGCTGCAGCGCTTGCCTGCCTCAACCTTTTGGTCTCGCTCGGCGCCAGGGTCGAAAACATCTGGGTCACCGATCGGTTCGGCGTCGCCCATAAGGGCCGCATCGAAGAGATGGATCGCTGGAAAGACCCCTATGTGAAGGACACGCCGGCGCGCACGCTGGCCGATGTCATTCCCGGTGCCGATGTCTTCCTGGGCCTCTCCGCCGCCGGCGTGCTGAAACCCGAACTCTTGCAGGACATGGCGCCGAAGCCGCTGATCCTGGCGCTTGCCAATCCGACTCCGGAAATCATGCCGGAAGTGGCAAGGGCGGCTCGGCCGGACGCCATGATCTGCACCGGGCGTTCCGACTTTCCCAATCAAGTCAATAACGTGCTCTGCTTTCCTTACATTTTCCGCGGCGCGCTCGACTGCGGCGCCAGCGCCATCAACGAGGAGATGAAGATGGCCGCCGTGCGGGCGATCGCCGCACTTGCGCGCGAAGAGCCGTCCGACGTTGCGGCGCGCGCCTATTCAGGCGAGACGCCGATCTTCGGCCCCGATTTCCTCATCCCCTCGCCCTTCGACCCACGCCTCATCCTGCGCATTGCGCCGGCGGTGGCCAAGGCCGCCTGCGAGACCGGCGTGGCAACGCGGCCGATCACCGATTTTGCCGCCTATATCGACAAGCTCAACCGCTTCGTCTTCCGCTCCGGGCTGGTGATGAAGCCGGTGTTCTCCTCGGCCAAGGCCTCGAGCGCCAAGCGCGTCATCTACGCCGACGGCGAAGACGAGCGCGTGCTGCGCGCCGCGCAGGTGGTGCTGGAAGAAGGCATTGCCGAGCCGATCCTGATCGGCCGTCCTGCTGTCGTCGACGTGCGGCTGAAGCGCTACGGGCTGCGGATCCGGCCGGGCGTCGACTTCGGCTTGATCAATCCGGAGGACGATCCGCGCTACCGCAACTATGTCGATCTCTTGATCGAACTCGCCGGACGGCGCGGCGTGACCACCGAGGCCGCTCGCACCATGGTGCGCACCGACAACACGGTGATCGCCGCCCTGGCGCTGAAGCGCGGCGACGCGGACGCCATGGTCTGCGGCCTCGAAGGCCGCTTCGAACGCCATCTGCGCAACGTGACGCTGATCATAGGGGCCCGCCCGGGCATCAAGGACCAGGATCTGTCGACACTGTCGATGCTGATTTCGCAGCGCGGCATCATCTTCCTCACCGACACCCACGTCTCGGTCGACCCGACGGCGGAGGAGATCGCCGAAATGACCGTGCTGGCGGCGGAGGAAATCCAGCGCTTCGGCATCGAGCCCAAAGCTGCGCTGCTGTCGCATTCGGATTTCGGCTCGCGCGATTCGCCGAGCGCACTGAAGATGCGCCAGGCGGCCATGATTCTTGCCCGCATCGCGCCCGAGTTGCAGTGCGACGGCGAGATGCATGCCGACTCGGCGCTGTCGGAGCACCTGCGCCAGCGCGTTTATCCGCATTCGCGTCTGAAGGGCGAAGCAAACCTGCTGGTGTTCCCGAACCTCGATTCCGCCAACATCACGCTGACGGCGCTGCGCGCCATGATGGATGCGCTGCATGTCGGGCCGATCCTGCTCGGCACCGACAAGCCGGCGCATATTCTGACGCCGTCGGTGACATCACGCGGCGTCGTCAACATGACGGCGCTGGCAGTCGTGGAGGCGGCGCACAAGGCCCAGGCTCTCGTGGATCTAAGCTGA
- a CDS encoding SDR family oxidoreductase: MDLGIRGKKAIVCASSKGLGRGCAVALAEAGCDLVVNGRNAELLAKTAQDIRERFGVGVIEVAGDVSKPEVQKALLAACPDPDILVNNNGGPPLRDFRELDRAKILEGVTQNMVTPIELIQAVIDGMAKRGFGRIVNITSLSVYVPIPGLDLSSGARAGLTSFLAGVARTVIDRNVTINSLLPGKLDTDRLRGPHEAGTPEEPAAAAARKARISADVPAKRLGTPEEFGQICAFLCSVHAGYLTGQNIPVDGGLYVSAF, from the coding sequence ATGGATCTCGGCATTCGCGGAAAGAAGGCCATCGTCTGCGCTTCCAGCAAGGGACTGGGGCGCGGCTGCGCGGTCGCGCTTGCGGAGGCAGGCTGTGATCTCGTCGTCAACGGCCGCAACGCCGAGCTTTTGGCCAAGACCGCACAGGACATTCGCGAAAGATTCGGGGTCGGAGTAATCGAAGTGGCAGGCGATGTCTCGAAACCGGAGGTGCAGAAGGCGCTGCTTGCCGCCTGTCCGGACCCCGACATCCTGGTCAACAACAATGGCGGCCCGCCGCTGCGCGATTTCCGCGAGCTTGACCGCGCCAAGATCCTCGAGGGCGTGACGCAGAACATGGTGACGCCGATCGAACTCATCCAGGCGGTGATCGACGGCATGGCCAAGCGCGGCTTCGGCCGCATCGTCAACATCACCTCGCTGTCGGTCTATGTGCCGATACCCGGCCTCGACCTGTCCTCGGGCGCCCGCGCCGGCCTGACATCGTTCCTCGCCGGCGTGGCGCGCACGGTGATCGACCGCAACGTCACGATCAACAGCCTGTTGCCCGGCAAGCTCGACACCGACCGGCTGCGCGGTCCGCACGAGGCCGGCACGCCGGAGGAGCCGGCCGCGGCCGCCGCGCGCAAGGCCCGCATCAGCGCCGATGTGCCGGCCAAACGCCTCGGCACGCCGGAAGAGTTCGGGCAGATCTGCGCCTTCCTCTGCTCGGTCCATGCCGGCTATCTCACCGGCCAGAACATTCCGGTCGACGGCGGCCTTTACGTCAGCGCCTTCTGA
- a CDS encoding UDP-2,3-diacylglucosamine diphosphatase — protein MSGPEPRTFRSMFISDVHLGSKAAKADFLIDFLRHHEADIIYLVGDIVDGWRLRRNWHWPQSHNDVVQKLLRKARKGASITYIAGNHDEFARQFQGVHFGGIVVADRAIHVTADGRRMLVIHGDQFDTIVHNRRWLAYLGDYAYDAAMMVNRVVTKLRHMLGLPYWSFSSWAKVKVKKAVNFIGSFQTVLSEEARRSHVDGVICGHIHHAAIENYGEVQYINTGDWVESCTAVVEHFDGRMEILTWAHVQPQAPAGKDVLVPVDIVGIQGRAAKAA, from the coding sequence ATGTCCGGTCCAGAGCCCCGCACTTTCCGCAGCATGTTCATTTCGGACGTGCATCTCGGTTCCAAGGCGGCCAAGGCCGACTTCCTGATCGACTTCCTGCGCCACCATGAGGCCGACATCATCTATCTGGTCGGCGATATCGTCGATGGCTGGCGCCTGCGGCGCAACTGGCACTGGCCGCAGAGCCACAATGACGTGGTGCAAAAACTGCTGCGCAAGGCGCGCAAGGGCGCCAGCATCACCTACATTGCCGGCAACCATGACGAGTTCGCCCGCCAGTTCCAGGGCGTGCATTTCGGCGGCATCGTCGTTGCCGACCGCGCCATCCACGTGACCGCCGACGGCAGGCGGATGCTCGTCATCCATGGCGACCAGTTCGACACCATTGTGCACAACCGGCGCTGGCTCGCCTATCTTGGCGACTACGCCTATGACGCGGCGATGATGGTCAACCGGGTCGTGACGAAGCTGCGCCACATGCTCGGCCTGCCTTACTGGTCGTTCTCGTCCTGGGCCAAGGTCAAGGTCAAGAAGGCCGTCAACTTCATCGGCTCGTTCCAGACGGTGCTCTCCGAGGAAGCGCGACGCTCCCATGTCGACGGCGTCATCTGCGGCCACATCCACCACGCGGCGATCGAGAACTATGGCGAGGTCCAGTACATCAACACGGGTGACTGGGTGGAAAGCTGCACGGCGGTGGTCGAGCATTTCGACGGCCGCATGGAGATCCTGACCTGGGCGCATGTGCAGCCGCAGGCGCCGGCCGGAAAGGACGTGCTCGTGCCCGTCGATATCGTCGGCATCCAGGGCAGGGCGGCCAAGGCCGCCTGA